The following proteins are co-located in the Xyrauchen texanus isolate HMW12.3.18 chromosome 43, RBS_HiC_50CHRs, whole genome shotgun sequence genome:
- the si:ch211-244c8.4 gene encoding APC membrane recruitment protein 2, whose product MDAQSESCEPPPCDPQPSGKIRKAFKLFGKRKPGSSVASIFSMREKGDGGPKSPPSMSKTLDRLNEPTAPEAEAEQVDLDQEEESQQEDAPMEEFTSGNINSETTPTRQSISSLTSAKSLTFLNMLRKGRRGVAGERQTQTESQRPGRQRKGIKGLFGSVRWRGKEKDEEEAEPGPPLLASRSNSVEIIKESVPLTPRPTPRSVEEQQQEEKKQFPTPQEGQTSSEDSEKVSEATKQPTNERFSTLLGDIASILSFDSLTACGDIVADVEAEWVKASTRMDGPTTLKMNDSEKDNTSSSAISSRSKPIPSPTSTFSPTPTSKPSPTSATKPIPSPSTIKPISPLIKPAVSSASSPMTKSSPSMSSSPITPTPTTSPVAKPTPTPSAVSITQSTPLPTPITRTTPPSTSTQFIQTTPTPTPVSIAQFAQGTILSPTSKTTISPTKPARSPKSSPEIKPATIPPSSPTTTPMPKSISTSTHTPVSVSTPIYETSPPPTTPEPAAVTKTEPTPTPMIKPTQAPTHETKPTLSITNESKHATSTSANKYTPYPPPFGKSTPTPAATPRPKLITTFGLSTSRNTAPITKPETKQPTGQAPKSCQSTPQTDKSGTTSRKASVSEPPAPIAKSSSAVSSTPQSPVLKSPPCTAPPPILSRRVEEEDVRQEGIDTRDSVAAQSLNKAVKKGHTVKPTSLSKIPVSGGGRPTKQQHQEAQPNGDEEHSNLPTPVHEEESPFSLSRESSSKEALSDYSTESGAVTPTLSQSQEDILYGKLGLQASARHTASSTSLARESKIPIKHGSTATYHSVQGRAEAGRSKIPVSKMPVRRTSNKPAPAATAAVSRK is encoded by the coding sequence ATGGATGCACAGTCTGAGAGCTGTGAACCACCGCCATGTGACCCTCAGCCTTCAGGTAAAATCAGGAAAGCCTTCAAGCTGTTCGGCAAGCGAAAGCCAGGCAGCAGTGTCGCCAGCATCTTCTCCATGCGAGAGAAAGGAGATGGAGGCCCTAAATCACCACCATCAATGAGCAAAACTCTGGATAGATTAAATGAGCCTACCGCCCCCGAAGCAGAGGCAGAGCAAGTGGATCTTGACCAGGAGGAGGAGAGTCAACAGGAGGATGCCCCAATGGAGGAGTTCACGAGTGGGAACATAAATTCAGAAACCACCCCAACGAGGCAGTCCATCTCCTCCCTCACATCTGCTAAGTCCCTGACCTTCCTTAATATGCTTCGTAAAGGCCGAAGAGGAGTAGCGGGAGAACGGCAGACTCAGACTGAGTCTCAGAGGCCCGGGCGACAACGCAAAGGCATAAAGGGATTGTTTGGTAGTGTACGCTGGCGTGGTAAAGAGAAGGATGAAGAGGAGGCTGAACCTGGCCCTCCCCTTCTTGCTTCCCGCTCCAACAGTGTTGAGATTATAAAGGAGAGTGTACCATTGACACCTAGGCCAACACCTCGTTCTGTGGAGGAGCAACAGCAGGAGGAAAAGAAACAGTTTCCTACTCCACAAGAGGGCCAAACATCATCTGAGGACTCTGAAAAGGTGAGCGAGGCAACAAAACAACCAACAAATGAACGATTTAGCACGCTGCTTGGAGATATCGCATCAATTTTGAGCTTTGATTCACTGACGGCATGTGGAGATATTGTAGCAGACGTTGAGGCAGAATGGGTCAAAGCCAGCACTCGAATGGACGGACCAACTACACTGAAGATGAATGATTCTGAAAAGGATAATACTTCATCTTCTGCAATTTCATCCAGATCAAAGCCCATCCCTTCTCCTACATCCACTTTCAGCCCTACCCCCACCTCCAAACCTTCGCCTACTTCAGCGACCAAACCCATCCCTTCACCTTCCACCATTAAACCCATCAGTCCTTTGATAAAACCTGCAGTTTCCTCAGCATCTTCTCCAATGACCAAATCGTCACCATCCATGTCATCTTCCCCTATTACCCCTACCCCAACAACCAGCCCTGTTGCTAAACCTACCCCAACCCCATCAGCTGTGTCCATTACCCAGTCTACCCCATTACCAACCCCAATAACTAGGACAACCCCACCTTCAACATCTACCCAGTTTATTCAAACTACCCCAACCCCTACACCTGTATCAATTGCACAGTTTGCCCAGGGTACTATATTGAGCCCCACATCTAAAACCACCATTTCCCCAACCAAACCTGCCCGGTCTCCTAAATCTAGCCCTGAAATCAAACCTGCCACAATACCACCATCTAGTCCCACAACAACCCCCATGCCCAAATCTATCTCAACATCGACACACACTCCTGTCTCTGTCTCTACCCCTATTTATGAAACCTCACCCCCACCCACAACCCCTGAACCTGCTGCAGTCACAAAAACAGaacctacaccaacccctatgATTAAACCCACCCAAGCCCCAACCCATGAAACAAAACCCACTCTGAGCATTACCAATGAATCTAAACATGCTACTTCAACCTCTGCAAACAAATATACACCTTACCCACCCCCATTTGGTAAGTCTACCCCAACCCCTGCAGCAACACCAAGACCAAAACTTATAACAACATTTGGATTATCGACAAGTCGGAATACAGCTCCTATCACCAAACCTGAGACAAAGCAGCCCACAGGACAAGCTCCAAAATCTTGCCAATCCACCCCCCAAACTGACAAAAGTGGCACAACATCGAGAAAAGCCTCAGTCTCTGAACCGCCTGCACCCATTGCTAAATCCTCTTCTGCTGTTAGCTCTACACCTCAGAGTCCTGTTCTCAAGTCTCCTCCATGTACTGCTCCACCTCCCATTTTATCAAGAAGAGTGGAAGAAGAGGATGTCAGACAAGAAGGAATTGACACAAGAGACTCTGTTGCTGCTCAAAGCCTCAACAAGGCAGTAAAAAAGGGTCATACAGTAAAGCCCACATCTTTGAGTAAGATCCCTGTGAGTGGTGGAGGCAGACCTACAAAGCAGCAACATCAAGAGGCCCAGCCCAATGGAGATGAAGAACATTCAAATCTACCAACACCGGTACATGAAGAGGAGagtcctttctctctctcacgaGAAAGTAGCAGCAAGGAAGCCCTCAGTGATTACTCCACAGAATCAGGAGCTGTCACCCCAACCCTCTCCCAAAGCCAAGAGGACATTCTGTATGGCAAACTTGGTCTGCAGGCATCTGCACGTCATACAGCTAGTTCCACAAGCTTAGCACGGGAGTCCAAGATCCCAATCAAACATGGCTCCACTGCAACCTACCATTCAGTGCAGGGAAGGGCAGAGGCTGGACGCTCCAAAATACCTGTGTCCAAAATGCCCGTCCGTCGGACCAGCAATAAGCCTGCACCCGCAGCTACAGCTGCCGTCAGCCGAAAATAA
- the zdhhc20a gene encoding palmitoyltransferase ZDHHC20-A isoform X2 yields the protein MAPSHALRCCQRGLSWIPVIFINLIVCWSYYAYVVELCIYTIPNTEEQVIYLIVFHSCFFMFIWSYWKTIISKPANPSKEFCLSNSEKELYEKEERPEAKQDILKKVARELPIYTRTGSGAIRYCDRCQLLKPDRCHHCSTCDMCVLKMDHHCPWVNNCVGFSNYKFFVLFLAYTMLYCVFIAATVLQYFIKFWTLCRRRALVHCPENQLPDTQTKFHVLFLFFVAAMFFISILSLFSYHLWLVGKNRTTIEAFRAPVFRNGPDKNGFTIGFHKNITQVFGDQKKYWCLPVYTCLGDGYTFPTRLVNIDSEQGNVEHQTIKCTVDGQTNGRPLSESQNHLLGNDVYSEEQKGGSHANSGCQNVSVTMENDS from the exons ATGGCGCCCTCTCATGCACTACGATGCTGTCAACGGGGCTTATCCTGGATACCTGTGATTTTCATCAACCTGATCGTGTGCTGGTCCTACTACGCCTACGTGGTGGAGCTCTGTATAT ATACAATCCCTAACACTGAGGAGCAAG TTATTTATCTGATAGTGTTTCACAGCTGCTTCTTCATGTTCATATGGTCCTATTGGAAGACCATAATTTCCAAGCCAGCCAACCCCTCGAAAGAG TTCTGTCTCTCTAACTCAGAGAAAGAGCTGTATGAGAAAGAGGAGAGACCAGAAGCCAAGCAGGACATCCTGAAGAAAGTGGCTAGGGAATTGCCCATATATACACGCACAGGATctgggg CTATCCGTTATTGTGACCGTTGTCAGCTACTCAAACCAGACAGATGTCATCACTGCTCCACCTGCGACAT GTGTGTCCTGAAAATGGATCACCACTGTCCCTG GGTTAATAACTGTGTTGGATTCTCCAACTACAAGTTCTTTGTGCTGTTCCTGGCATACACAATGCTGTACTGTGTCTTCATTGCCGCTACCGTTTTGCAGTACTTTATCAAGTTCTGGACC cTTTGCAGACGGAGGGCTCTAGTGCATTGCCCGGAG AATCAGCTGCCGGACACTCAAACAAAGTTCCATGTGTTATTCCTCTTCTTTGTTGCGGCCATGTTCTTCATTAGCATACTGTCACTTTTCAGCTACCACTTATGGCTGGTGGGAAAAAACAGAACCACTATTG AGGCTTTCAGGGCACCGGTGTTTAGAAATGGCCCAGATAAAAATGGTTTCACCATTGGCTTTCACAAGAATATCACCCAGGTTTTCGGAGACCAGAAGAAATACTGGTGCTtacctgtttacacctg TTTGGGAGATGGGTACACATTCCCTACCCGCCTAGTCAACATTGACTCAGAGCAAGGCAATGTTGAACACCAGACAATTAAATG CACAGTTGATGGACAGACAAATGGCAGACCTCTGAGTGAGTCACAGAATCATCTCCTAGGCAACGATGTGTACTCTGAGGAACAAAAAGGTGGAAGCCATGCAAATAGCG GATGTCAAAATGTTTCCGTTACCATGGAGAATGATTCATAG
- the zdhhc20a gene encoding palmitoyltransferase ZDHHC20-A isoform X1 produces MAPSHALRCCQRGLSWIPVIFINLIVCWSYYAYVVELCIYTIPNTEEQVIYLIVFHSCFFMFIWSYWKTIISKPANPSKEFCLSNSEKELYEKEERPEAKQDILKKVARELPIYTRTGSGAIRYCDRCQLLKPDRCHHCSTCDMCVLKMDHHCPWVNNCVGFSNYKFFVLFLAYTMLYCVFIAATVLQYFIKFWTLCRRRALVHCPENQLPDTQTKFHVLFLFFVAAMFFISILSLFSYHLWLVGKNRTTIEAFRAPVFRNGPDKNGFTIGFHKNITQVFGDQKKYWCLPVYTCLGDGYTFPTRLVNIDSEQGNVEHQTIKCTVDGQTNGRPLSESQNHLLGNDVYSEEQKGGSHANSEGCQNVSVTMENDS; encoded by the exons ATGGCGCCCTCTCATGCACTACGATGCTGTCAACGGGGCTTATCCTGGATACCTGTGATTTTCATCAACCTGATCGTGTGCTGGTCCTACTACGCCTACGTGGTGGAGCTCTGTATAT ATACAATCCCTAACACTGAGGAGCAAG TTATTTATCTGATAGTGTTTCACAGCTGCTTCTTCATGTTCATATGGTCCTATTGGAAGACCATAATTTCCAAGCCAGCCAACCCCTCGAAAGAG TTCTGTCTCTCTAACTCAGAGAAAGAGCTGTATGAGAAAGAGGAGAGACCAGAAGCCAAGCAGGACATCCTGAAGAAAGTGGCTAGGGAATTGCCCATATATACACGCACAGGATctgggg CTATCCGTTATTGTGACCGTTGTCAGCTACTCAAACCAGACAGATGTCATCACTGCTCCACCTGCGACAT GTGTGTCCTGAAAATGGATCACCACTGTCCCTG GGTTAATAACTGTGTTGGATTCTCCAACTACAAGTTCTTTGTGCTGTTCCTGGCATACACAATGCTGTACTGTGTCTTCATTGCCGCTACCGTTTTGCAGTACTTTATCAAGTTCTGGACC cTTTGCAGACGGAGGGCTCTAGTGCATTGCCCGGAG AATCAGCTGCCGGACACTCAAACAAAGTTCCATGTGTTATTCCTCTTCTTTGTTGCGGCCATGTTCTTCATTAGCATACTGTCACTTTTCAGCTACCACTTATGGCTGGTGGGAAAAAACAGAACCACTATTG AGGCTTTCAGGGCACCGGTGTTTAGAAATGGCCCAGATAAAAATGGTTTCACCATTGGCTTTCACAAGAATATCACCCAGGTTTTCGGAGACCAGAAGAAATACTGGTGCTtacctgtttacacctg TTTGGGAGATGGGTACACATTCCCTACCCGCCTAGTCAACATTGACTCAGAGCAAGGCAATGTTGAACACCAGACAATTAAATG CACAGTTGATGGACAGACAAATGGCAGACCTCTGAGTGAGTCACAGAATCATCTCCTAGGCAACGATGTGTACTCTGAGGAACAAAAAGGTGGAAGCCATGCAAATAGCG AAGGATGTCAAAATGTTTCCGTTACCATGGAGAATGATTCATAG
- the zdhhc20a gene encoding palmitoyltransferase ZDHHC20-A isoform X3: MAPSHALRCCQRGLSWIPVIFINLIVCWSYYAYVVELCIYTIPNTEEQVIYLIVFHSCFFMFIWSYWKTIISKPANPSKEFCLSNSEKELYEKEERPEAKQDILKKVARELPIYTRTGSGAIRYCDRCQLLKPDRCHHCSTCDMCVLKMDHHCPWVNNCVGFSNYKFFVLFLAYTMLYCVFIAATVLQYFIKFWTNQLPDTQTKFHVLFLFFVAAMFFISILSLFSYHLWLVGKNRTTIEAFRAPVFRNGPDKNGFTIGFHKNITQVFGDQKKYWCLPVYTCLGDGYTFPTRLVNIDSEQGNVEHQTIKCTVDGQTNGRPLSESQNHLLGNDVYSEEQKGGSHANSEGCQNVSVTMENDS; the protein is encoded by the exons ATGGCGCCCTCTCATGCACTACGATGCTGTCAACGGGGCTTATCCTGGATACCTGTGATTTTCATCAACCTGATCGTGTGCTGGTCCTACTACGCCTACGTGGTGGAGCTCTGTATAT ATACAATCCCTAACACTGAGGAGCAAG TTATTTATCTGATAGTGTTTCACAGCTGCTTCTTCATGTTCATATGGTCCTATTGGAAGACCATAATTTCCAAGCCAGCCAACCCCTCGAAAGAG TTCTGTCTCTCTAACTCAGAGAAAGAGCTGTATGAGAAAGAGGAGAGACCAGAAGCCAAGCAGGACATCCTGAAGAAAGTGGCTAGGGAATTGCCCATATATACACGCACAGGATctgggg CTATCCGTTATTGTGACCGTTGTCAGCTACTCAAACCAGACAGATGTCATCACTGCTCCACCTGCGACAT GTGTGTCCTGAAAATGGATCACCACTGTCCCTG GGTTAATAACTGTGTTGGATTCTCCAACTACAAGTTCTTTGTGCTGTTCCTGGCATACACAATGCTGTACTGTGTCTTCATTGCCGCTACCGTTTTGCAGTACTTTATCAAGTTCTGGACC AATCAGCTGCCGGACACTCAAACAAAGTTCCATGTGTTATTCCTCTTCTTTGTTGCGGCCATGTTCTTCATTAGCATACTGTCACTTTTCAGCTACCACTTATGGCTGGTGGGAAAAAACAGAACCACTATTG AGGCTTTCAGGGCACCGGTGTTTAGAAATGGCCCAGATAAAAATGGTTTCACCATTGGCTTTCACAAGAATATCACCCAGGTTTTCGGAGACCAGAAGAAATACTGGTGCTtacctgtttacacctg TTTGGGAGATGGGTACACATTCCCTACCCGCCTAGTCAACATTGACTCAGAGCAAGGCAATGTTGAACACCAGACAATTAAATG CACAGTTGATGGACAGACAAATGGCAGACCTCTGAGTGAGTCACAGAATCATCTCCTAGGCAACGATGTGTACTCTGAGGAACAAAAAGGTGGAAGCCATGCAAATAGCG AAGGATGTCAAAATGTTTCCGTTACCATGGAGAATGATTCATAG